One region of Oryza sativa Japonica Group chromosome 5, ASM3414082v1 genomic DNA includes:
- the LOC4337606 gene encoding uncharacterized LOC4337606 isoform 2 (isoform 2 is encoded by transcript variant 2): MDGHSCGDLGRVSEVISDGTSSGSADGGKSLPEKHSALADATSGVAAENADNLSQAGKYMDFSSTTSLGVKKGFQKCMTFPPSSGEAQQQQGSCCDADKNPKDVPTYERSVSLPPTLKIISAMKGSRQKNGMASSTESRHVKWAPDVYDPPVTSVCHSVNNSYQRRSKSRKKDKNKQKQKQKQKGRSKKNHQNAIQSSAVLQAPGLKDAETTSSNSAPDDLNKHETDILDYGISSQDAKCGSSFLRESAAKMHFSTAEAS, from the exons aTGGATGGTCATTCCTGTGGTGATCTCGGGAGAGTGTCGGAAGTGATATCCGACGGCACCTCATCGGGTAGCGCAGACGGCGGCAAGAGCCTGCCTGAGAAGCATTCTGCGCTGGCTGATGCTACTTCTGGAGTGGCGGCGGAGAATGCCGATAATTTGTCACAAGCTGGGAAGTACATGGATTTCTCCAGTACCACCAGCTTGGGGGTGAAGAAAGGCTTCCAGAAGTGCATGACGTTTCCGCCCTCTAGCGGCGAGGCACAACAGCAGCAGGGTTCATGCTGTGATGCAGATAAGAATCCCAAGGATGTGCCAACCTATGAGCGCTCCGTGTCACTGCCC CCAACTTTGAAGATCATATCTGCTATGAAAGGAAGCCGCCAAAAGAATGGGATGGCTTCATCAACTGAAAGTCGCCACGTCAAATGGGCCCCTGACGTGTATGACCCCCCAGTGACATCTGTATGTCATTCAGTGAATAACAGCTACCAGCGTCGGTCCAAATCCCGGAAGAAGGACAAGAATAAGCAGAAGCagaaacaaaagcaaaagggtAGGTCCAAGAAAAACCACCAGAATGCTATCCAGAGTTCAGCAGTGCTCCAAGCTCCTGG GCTCAAGGATGCTGAAACCACAAGTAGTAATTCAGCACCAGACGATCTCAACAAACATGAGACCGATATATTGGATTATGGCATCAGCAGTCAAGACGCCAAATGTGGAAGCAGCTTTTTGCGTGAATCGGCTGCTAAAATGCATTTCTCCACTGCTGAGGCTTCCtga
- the LOC4337604 gene encoding cation/H(+) antiporter 20, with amino-acid sequence MGMSSPVTEAEMATVKTSSNGVWQGDDPLHFAFPLLILQALLILLLSRLLALLLRPLRQPKVIAEIVAGILLGPSALGRNKAYLRALFPPWSAPVLESVASLGLLFFLFLVGLELDLRSVRRSGRRAFAIAAAGISLPFACGVGVAFVLRGELPGAARAGYAPFLVFMGVALSITAFPVLARILAELKLLTTPIGETALAAAAFNDVAAWVLLALAVAISGSGDHRSPIVSLWVLLSGAAFVTIWMVFVKPAMAWVARRSDGQGGGEVWVAATLAGVLASGLATDMIGIHAIFGAFVFGLTVPKEGEFAGRVTERVEDLVSELLLPLYFASSGLKTDVATIRGGGAWGMLALVIGTACAGKIVGTFAVAMACGMSAREALVLGVVMNTKGLVELIVLNIGRERKVLDEETFAILVLMALVTTFITTPTVMAIYKPARNAGRRRLHHRKLHGPSAPSSPSAAATAGAKELRVLACIHGGHDVPALINLIETIRGHTQPRRLVKLYILRMVELTERTSSILMARAARRNGVPFLRPRRGGGDQVDVAFDTYAQLGHVHVRPMTAVSALHTIHDDVAAVAEDKRVSLVVLPFHKRHPGHGHGDDLGPEWRAVNRRILREAPCSVAVLVDRGFGGGEQVSSEQVAHGVCVVFFGGPDDREALELAGRMAEHPGVQVTVVRFVDGKEGSEEHAEVTLRPSNTKNADKSYTFSTAIVDTHKEKELDEAAVAEFRQRMGAMVRYEERVVVGNVIEEVVSIGKSREYGLVVVGKGRLPSAMVAELAVRAAEHPELGPIGDALASAGHGVTSSVLVVQQHDMSNADELPVSIVVDGHAHDDGELGGNKDMAEP; translated from the exons ATGGGGATGTCCTCGCCGGTGACGGAGGCGGAGATGGCGACGGTGAAGACGTCGTCCAACGGCGTGTGGCAGGGGGACGACCCGCTCCACTTCGCCTTCCCGCTCCTCATCCTCCAAgctctcctcatcctcctcctcagccgcctcctcgccctcctgctccgcccgctccgccaGCCCAAGGTCATCGCCGAGATCGTCGCCGGCATCCTCCTCGGCCCCTCCGCGCTCGGCCGCAACAAGGCCTACCTCCGCGCGCTCTTCCCGCCCTGGAGCGCGCCCGTGCTCGAGTCAGTCGCCagcctcggcctcctcttcttcctcttcctcgtcggCCTCGAGCTCGACCTCCGCTCCGTGCGCCGTAGCGGCCGCCGCGccttcgccatcgccgccgcggggaTCTCGCTCCCGTTCGcgtgcggcgtcggcgtcgccttcGTCCTCCGCGGCGAGCTCCCGGGCGCCGCGCGGGCGGGCTACGCGCCGTTCCTCGTCTTCATGGGCGTCGCGCTCTCCATCACCGCGTTCCCCGTCCTCGCGCGCATCCTCGCCGAGCTGAAGCTGCTCACCACCCCCATCGGCGagacggcgctggcggcggcggcgttcaaCGACGTGGCGGCGTGGGTGCTGCTCGCTCTGGCCGTGGCCAtctcgggcagcggcgaccACCGGAGCCCCATCGTCTCCCTCTGGGTGCTCCTGTCGGGCGCGGCGTTCGTCACAATATGGATGGTGTTCGTCAAGCCGGCCATGGCGTGGGTGGCGCGGCGGTCGGACgggcagggcggcggcgaggtgtgggtggcggcgacgctggcgggCGTTCTGGCGTCGGGGCTCGCCACGGACATGATCGGGATCCACGCCATCTTCGGGGCGTTCGTGTTCGGGCTGACGGTGCCCAAGGAGGGGGAGTTCGCGGGGAGGGTGACGGAGAGGGTGGAGGACCTGGTGTcggagctgctgctgccgctctACTTCGCGTCGAGCGGCCTCAAGACGGACGTCGCCACCATCCGGGGCGGCGGGGCGTGGGGGATGCTGGCGCTCGTCATCGGGACGGCGTGCGCCGGGAAGATCGTCGGGACGTTCGCGGTGGCCATGGCGTGCGGGATGTCGGCGCGCGAGGCGCTGGTGCTCGGCGTCGTCATGAACACCAAGGGCCTCGTCGAGCTCATCGTCCTCAACATTGGCAGAGAACGCAAG GTGCTGGACGAGGAGACGTTTGCGATCCTGGTGCTAATGGCGCTGGTCACCACCTTCATCACCACCCCCACAGTCATGGCCATCTACAAGCCGGCGCGcaacgccggccgccgccgcctgcaccaCCGCAAGCTGCATGGCCCCTCCGCGCCGTCCTCACCGTCCGCggctgccaccgccggcgccaagGAGCTGCGCGTGCTGGCCTGCATACACGGCGGCCACGACGTGCCGGCGCTGATCAACCTCATCGAGACCATCCGCGGCCAcacccagccgcgccgcctcgtcaAGCTCTACATCCTCCGCATGGTCGAGCTCACCGAGCGCACCTCCTCCATCCTCAtggcccgcgccgcgcgccgcaacggcgtccccttcctccgccctcgccgcggcggcggcgaccaggtcGACGTCGCCTTCGACACCTACGCGCAGCTCGGCCACGTCCACGTCCGCCCCATGACCGCCGTCTCCGCGCTCCACACCATCcacgacgacgtcgccgccgtcgccgaggacaAGCGCGTCTCCCTCGTCGTGCTCCCGTTCCACAAGCGCCACCCGGGCCACGGCCATGGCGACGACCTCGGCCCCGAGTGGCGCGCCGTCAACCGGAGGATCCTGCGCGAGGCGCCCTGCTcggtcgccgtcctcgtcgaccgcggcttcggcggcggcgagcaggtcAGCTCGGAGCAGGTCGCGCACGGCGTCTGCGTCGTCTTCTTCGGCGGGCCGGACGACCGCGAGGCGCTCGAGCTCGCCGGGAGGATGGCCGAGCACCCCGGCGTGCAGGTCACCGTCGTGCGGTTCGTCGACGGCAAGGAAGGTAGCGAGGAGCACGCCGAGGTGACGCTGCGCCCGTCGAACACCAAGAACGCCGACAAGAGCTACACCTTCTCAACGGCCATCGTCGACACCCACAAGGAGAAG GAGctggacgaggcggcggtggcggaatTCCGGCAGAGGATGGGGGCCATGGTGAGGTACGAGGagagggtggtggtggggaaCGTGATCGAGGAGGTGGTGTCGATCGGGAAGAGCCGGGAGTACGGCCTGGTGGTGGTCGGCAAGGGGCGGCTGCCgtcggcgatggtggcggagcTGGCCGTCCGGGCGGCGGAGCACCCGGAGCTGGGGCCCATCGGCGACGCGCTGGCGTCGGCGGGGCACGGGGTGACGTCGTCGGTGCTGGTGGTGCAGCAGCATGACATGAGCAACGCCGACGAGCTGCCGGTGTCCATCGTCGTCGACGGCCACGcccacgacgacggcgagctcggcggcaaCAAGGACATGGCCGAGCCATAA
- the LOC4337606 gene encoding uncharacterized LOC4337606 isoform 1 (isoform 1 is encoded by transcript variant 1) → MDGHSCGDLGRVSEVISDGTSSGSADGGKSLPEKHSALADATSGVAAENADNLSQAGKYMDFSSTTSLGVKKGFQKCMTFPPSSGEAQQQQGSCCDADKNPKDVPTYERSVSLPPTLKIISAMKGSRQKNGMASSTESRHVKWAPDVYDPPVTSVCHSVNNSYQRRSKSRKKDKNKQKQKQKQKGRSKKNHQNAIQSSAVLQAPGEFDRLKDAETTSSNSAPDDLNKHETDILDYGISSQDAKCGSSFLRESAAKMHFSTAEAS, encoded by the exons aTGGATGGTCATTCCTGTGGTGATCTCGGGAGAGTGTCGGAAGTGATATCCGACGGCACCTCATCGGGTAGCGCAGACGGCGGCAAGAGCCTGCCTGAGAAGCATTCTGCGCTGGCTGATGCTACTTCTGGAGTGGCGGCGGAGAATGCCGATAATTTGTCACAAGCTGGGAAGTACATGGATTTCTCCAGTACCACCAGCTTGGGGGTGAAGAAAGGCTTCCAGAAGTGCATGACGTTTCCGCCCTCTAGCGGCGAGGCACAACAGCAGCAGGGTTCATGCTGTGATGCAGATAAGAATCCCAAGGATGTGCCAACCTATGAGCGCTCCGTGTCACTGCCC CCAACTTTGAAGATCATATCTGCTATGAAAGGAAGCCGCCAAAAGAATGGGATGGCTTCATCAACTGAAAGTCGCCACGTCAAATGGGCCCCTGACGTGTATGACCCCCCAGTGACATCTGTATGTCATTCAGTGAATAACAGCTACCAGCGTCGGTCCAAATCCCGGAAGAAGGACAAGAATAAGCAGAAGCagaaacaaaagcaaaagggtAGGTCCAAGAAAAACCACCAGAATGCTATCCAGAGTTCAGCAGTGCTCCAAGCTCCTGG CGAATTTGATAGGCTCAAGGATGCTGAAACCACAAGTAGTAATTCAGCACCAGACGATCTCAACAAACATGAGACCGATATATTGGATTATGGCATCAGCAGTCAAGACGCCAAATGTGGAAGCAGCTTTTTGCGTGAATCGGCTGCTAAAATGCATTTCTCCACTGCTGAGGCTTCCtga
- the LOC4337605 gene encoding actin-depolymerizing factor 7: MANAASGMAVDDECKLKFLELKAKRTYRFIIYKIDEKKKMVVVEKVGEPVLNYDDFAASLPANECRYAIFDYDFVTEENCQKSKIFFIAWSPDTSRVRSKMIYASSKDRFKRELDGIQVELQATDPTEVGLDVIRGRAN; encoded by the exons ATG GCGAATGCAGCATCTGGGATGGCTGTGGACGATGAGTGCAAGCTCAAGTTCCTGGAGCTGAAGGCAAAGAGGACCTACCGCTTCATCATTTACAAGATagacgagaagaagaagatggttgTCGTGGAGAAGGTTGGCGAGCCCGTACTGAACTACGACGATTTTGCCGCTAGCCTCCCTGCCAACGAATGCAGATACGCCATATTCGACTACGATTTCGTGACCGAGGAGAACTGCCAGAAGAGCAAGATATTCTTCATTGCATG GTCTCCTGATACATCGCGCGTGAGAAGCAAGATGATCTACGCGAGCTCCAAGGACAGGTTCAAGAGGGAGCTCGACGGCATTCAGGTGGAGCTCCAGGCGACCGATCCAACTGAGGTTGGCCTCGACGTGATCAGAGGCCGTGCAAACTGA